From one Melioribacteraceae bacterium genomic stretch:
- the radC gene encoding DNA repair protein RadC has product MKVKDLPLDDRPREKLILRGAQNLSDAELLAILLRTGSKNESVIVVAQKLLKEFGNVSVLASKSVEELTQIKGIGKDKAAALVAAFELVRRIEFESKWYSNKKITSPKEIAELYIPLLRDELQEKFYVVCLSSSNRIIKHELLFVGTLNASLVAPREIFKTALANNSANIILMHNHPSGNPEPSQEDISITRKISEAGKVLEIQIFDHIIIAGNSYISFVEKRIL; this is encoded by the coding sequence ATGAAAGTTAAAGATCTACCATTAGATGATCGTCCTAGAGAAAAATTGATTTTACGAGGTGCGCAAAATTTAAGTGATGCAGAACTTTTAGCTATACTTTTACGAACCGGTTCAAAAAATGAATCTGTTATTGTAGTAGCTCAAAAATTGCTTAAAGAATTTGGAAATGTTTCTGTATTGGCATCAAAATCTGTTGAAGAGTTAACACAAATAAAGGGTATTGGCAAAGACAAAGCAGCTGCATTAGTTGCAGCTTTTGAACTTGTAAGAAGAATTGAATTCGAGAGTAAATGGTATTCGAACAAAAAAATAACATCACCCAAAGAAATAGCAGAACTTTACATACCTTTGCTTAGAGATGAACTACAAGAAAAATTTTATGTAGTATGCTTATCGTCTTCAAATAGAATCATTAAGCACGAATTACTTTTTGTAGGAACTCTTAATGCAAGCTTAGTTGCACCTCGAGAAATATTTAAAACAGCATTAGCTAATAACTCCGCAAATATCATATTAATGCATAATCACCCCAGTGGAAACCCGGAACCGAGCCAAGAGGATATAAGTATAACACGCAAAATTTCTGAGGCCGGTAAAGTATTAGAAATTCAAATATTTGATCATATAATTATAGCTGGAAATTCTTACATAAGCTTTGTCGAAAAACGAATTTTATGA
- a CDS encoding tetratricopeptide repeat protein → MNEFEIKFNQADQLIQENKYLHAIQVLQSLLVVPEYSRKVVIKLVEIYDLQGQIDSASKILNNYLLQNDDDENIRAYFAHFLIRNEKFNEAHDILSGLSNKHHPEKSFLMGLVNFYLNDFEVALINFTEFINNNKNSEILPDAYLYKAKCNIEKSELDEAIQNLNSSIKFDNGNSETYTTFAKVYYIKEMYYHALEKIKISIELNPLDLDAIEWSGRIFFKLGDFKNAKKQFELVIEIDKSNSEIFAILGLTCLNLEDFDSAKYYFDEALKLDSSNELAQKGIPACNKNYFDGI, encoded by the coding sequence ATGAACGAATTTGAAATAAAATTCAATCAAGCAGATCAACTCATTCAAGAAAATAAGTATTTACATGCAATTCAAGTTTTACAATCTCTCCTAGTAGTTCCGGAATACAGCCGAAAGGTTGTCATCAAACTTGTAGAAATTTATGATTTACAAGGGCAGATAGATTCTGCATCAAAAATTCTTAATAACTATTTGTTACAAAATGACGATGATGAAAATATTCGAGCCTACTTTGCACATTTCTTGATTCGTAATGAAAAATTTAACGAAGCACACGATATACTTTCGGGACTTTCAAACAAGCATCATCCTGAGAAGAGTTTTTTAATGGGATTAGTAAACTTCTACCTAAATGATTTCGAAGTAGCTTTAATTAATTTCACAGAGTTCATCAACAATAATAAAAATTCAGAAATACTGCCTGATGCTTATCTCTATAAAGCAAAATGTAATATTGAAAAAAGTGAGCTTGATGAAGCTATTCAAAATCTTAACAGCTCAATTAAGTTCGATAATGGTAATTCCGAAACCTATACTACTTTTGCAAAGGTTTATTATATAAAAGAGATGTATTATCACGCATTAGAAAAAATTAAAATCAGTATTGAATTAAATCCACTTGATCTAGATGCAATAGAATGGAGCGGTAGAATATTTTTTAAACTTGGCGATTTTAAAAATGCTAAAAAACAGTTTGAACTAGTCATAGAAATAGATAAATCAAACTCTGAAATTTTCGCTATTTTAGGATTGACATGCTTAAATCTGGAAGATTTTGATAGTGCAAAATATTATTTTGACGAAGCATTAAAGCTGGATTCAAGTAATGAATTAGCTCAAAAGGGAATACCTGCTTGCAATAAAAATTATTTTGATGGTATTTAG
- a CDS encoding RidA family protein, translating to MLEEKLKDLGIEIPEAPMPLASYIPSTIVGNLVYTAGQVPLINGKLKNAGLVGRDISMADAQEAAKTCAINCLGAVKKAIGDLNKIKRIVKLTVFVASEDGFVDQPKVANGASDLLVEIFGENGKHVRSAVGVTALPLNAPVEIEMIVELK from the coding sequence ATGCTTGAAGAAAAATTAAAAGACTTAGGAATCGAAATCCCTGAAGCTCCTATGCCATTGGCATCTTATATTCCGTCGACAATTGTCGGAAACTTAGTTTACACTGCTGGACAAGTTCCGCTTATTAATGGTAAACTTAAAAATGCAGGGTTGGTTGGAAGAGATATTAGTATGGCAGATGCCCAAGAAGCAGCAAAGACCTGCGCAATTAATTGTTTAGGTGCGGTAAAAAAAGCAATTGGTGATCTTAACAAAATTAAGAGAATTGTTAAACTTACGGTTTTTGTTGCTAGTGAGGATGGTTTTGTAGATCAACCGAAAGTTGCAAATGGTGCATCGGATTTATTAGTTGAAATTTTTGGAGAGAATGGCAAACACGTTAGAAGTGCTGTAGGTGTTACGGCTTTACCGCTTAATGCTCCCGTTGAAATTGAGATGATTGTAGAATTAAAGTAA
- the gcvH gene encoding glycine cleavage system protein GcvH, with protein sequence MMVPNELKYTKDHEWIKVDGNVGIIGVTDYAQGELGDVVFVDISEDLSEIASGEAFGTIEAVKTVSDLYAPCDGKVIEINSALADDPQKVNSDPFGEGWLIKIELTNPAQLDDLLDAEAYKSQIGE encoded by the coding sequence ATGATGGTACCGAATGAATTAAAGTACACAAAAGATCATGAATGGATAAAAGTTGACGGCAATGTTGGAATTATTGGAGTAACCGATTACGCACAAGGAGAACTTGGTGATGTTGTATTTGTTGATATCTCTGAAGATCTTTCTGAAATTGCTTCCGGTGAGGCTTTTGGAACAATTGAAGCAGTAAAAACAGTAAGTGATCTTTATGCACCATGTGATGGAAAAGTGATTGAGATAAACTCTGCACTTGCTGATGATCCTCAAAAAGTTAATTCTGATCCATTTGGTGAAGGTTGGCTTATCAAAATTGAACTTACTAATCCGGCTCAGTTAGATGATCTACTCGATGCCGAAGCTTATAAATCTCAAATTGGCGAATAG
- the mazG gene encoding nucleoside triphosphate pyrophosphohydrolase, whose protein sequence is MTGEKFEKLVDVMKRLRNECPWDKEQTHDSIKAATLEETHELIEAIDLKDFDEMRGELGDILLHIVFHAQMASETNKFNIDDVIDRITEKLIRRHPHVFGGTKVKDNDEIMYNWEKIKLEEGRDSVLEGVPKALPQLHRAFRLQEKASKVGFDWQEKQSVWEKVKEEINEFEDVSKSDNHAKIEEELGDLLFSIVNYTRFIGINPENALRVTNEKFIKRFSYIEKKLAESGIKITDSNLEQMDKLWEESKKVI, encoded by the coding sequence ATGACCGGAGAAAAGTTCGAAAAATTGGTTGATGTGATGAAACGACTAAGAAACGAATGTCCTTGGGACAAAGAACAAACCCATGATTCAATTAAAGCAGCCACATTGGAAGAAACCCACGAATTGATTGAAGCTATTGATCTAAAAGATTTTGACGAGATGCGTGGTGAGCTTGGCGATATTCTTTTGCACATTGTTTTTCACGCACAGATGGCAAGTGAGACTAACAAATTTAATATCGATGACGTAATTGACAGAATTACTGAAAAACTCATTAGACGACATCCTCACGTTTTTGGAGGGACGAAAGTTAAGGATAATGACGAAATAATGTACAACTGGGAAAAGATTAAATTAGAGGAAGGAAGAGATTCGGTATTAGAGGGAGTACCAAAAGCTTTACCCCAATTACATAGAGCATTCAGATTACAAGAGAAAGCTTCAAAAGTCGGCTTCGACTGGCAAGAAAAGCAAAGCGTCTGGGAAAAAGTAAAAGAAGAAATTAATGAGTTCGAGGATGTTTCGAAGAGTGATAATCATGCTAAAATTGAAGAAGAACTAGGTGATCTCTTATTCTCAATTGTGAATTATACACGGTTCATCGGTATTAATCCGGAAAACGCTCTTCGTGTAACAAACGAAAAATTTATTAAGCGATTCAGTTATATTGAAAAAAAATTAGCCGAATCGGGAATAAAAATAACGGATTCAAATCTTGAGCAAATGGATAAACTTTGGGAAGAAAGTAAAAAAGTTATTTAA
- the accB gene encoding acetyl-CoA carboxylase biotin carboxyl carrier protein has protein sequence MDLDLIKKLIRVVEKSEITEFTFQEGEMKVKISKNSYGVQPTYTLPQQTIQQPVPVEKESKSSDAKKTESTESSNLHEIKSPIVGTFYRAPAPDADPYAQVGDMITAGSVLCIVEAMKLMNEIEADVSGKIVKILVENATPVEYNQPLFLIEKS, from the coding sequence ATGGACCTAGATCTAATAAAAAAACTCATCCGTGTTGTAGAAAAGAGTGAGATAACGGAATTCACTTTCCAAGAAGGTGAAATGAAAGTGAAAATATCTAAGAACTCTTATGGTGTACAGCCGACATATACTTTGCCTCAGCAAACAATTCAACAACCGGTACCGGTAGAAAAAGAATCTAAATCTTCCGATGCTAAAAAGACGGAATCCACTGAATCGAGCAATTTACATGAGATCAAATCTCCAATAGTTGGTACTTTTTATCGAGCACCGGCTCCGGATGCTGATCCGTATGCACAGGTGGGGGATATGATTACTGCCGGTTCTGTTCTTTGCATTGTGGAAGCCATGAAACTCATGAATGAAATTGAAGCTGATGTTAGTGGTAAAATTGTAAAAATTTTGGTCGAGAATGCTACGCCGGTAGAATATAATCAACCCCTTTTCTTAATTGAGAAAAGCTAA
- the guaA gene encoding glutamine-hydrolyzing GMP synthase — protein MIHTETIIILDFGSQYTQLIARRIREQNVYCEIHPHTIHIDRIRELNPIGIIFSGGPMSVYDKDAPQISSDYFELNIPILGICYGLQLLAKNFGGKVEPADKREYGKAEIIITKDSKLFRDVKNKSVVWMSHGDFITNLPSDFHVTAKTENSPICAIGNESKKIYGVQFHPEVVHTEDGKQIIHNFLFDICRSKGDWTSQHFISSTTEEIKSFVGNKKVICALSGGVDSSVASVLLHEAIGDNLICVHVDNGLMRKNESAAIIKMFNEKYKMHIVSVDAEALFLQRLHGVSDPEKKRKIIGNTFIEVFESEAKKFDDVQFLVQGTLYPDVIESVPVKGVSVTIKTHHNVGGLPEKMNLKLIEPFRELFKDEVRAIGKELGLPNEFIERHPFPGPGLAVRVLGDVTRERLDILREADQIFIDSIKETGIYNEIWQAFVVLLPVQSVGVMGDSRTYENVAALRAVTSIDGMTADWYRFNPDVLEIISNRIIRNVKGINRVVYDISSKPPATIEWE, from the coding sequence ATGATTCACACCGAAACAATCATCATACTTGATTTTGGATCACAATACACACAGTTAATAGCTCGCAGAATAAGAGAGCAAAATGTTTATTGCGAAATTCACCCACACACAATTCATATTGATAGAATTAGGGAACTTAACCCAATTGGAATAATCTTTTCCGGTGGACCAATGAGCGTGTATGATAAAGACGCTCCACAAATATCTTCCGATTATTTTGAATTAAATATTCCCATTCTAGGTATCTGCTATGGACTTCAGTTATTAGCTAAAAATTTCGGTGGTAAAGTTGAGCCTGCCGATAAACGTGAATATGGTAAAGCAGAAATAATTATTACAAAAGACTCAAAACTATTTAGGGATGTGAAAAATAAATCGGTTGTTTGGATGAGCCACGGGGATTTCATTACAAATCTTCCTAGTGATTTCCATGTAACTGCTAAAACTGAAAATTCTCCAATCTGTGCAATTGGTAATGAGAGTAAAAAAATATATGGAGTGCAATTTCATCCTGAAGTTGTTCATACCGAAGACGGAAAACAGATCATACATAATTTTTTATTTGATATATGTAGAAGCAAAGGTGATTGGACATCTCAGCATTTTATTTCATCCACTACCGAAGAGATTAAGTCGTTTGTCGGAAATAAAAAAGTGATATGTGCTCTTAGCGGCGGTGTTGACTCCTCAGTTGCTTCCGTTCTATTGCATGAAGCAATCGGAGATAATTTAATTTGTGTCCATGTTGATAATGGATTGATGCGAAAAAATGAGAGTGCCGCAATCATTAAAATGTTTAACGAAAAATATAAGATGCATATAGTTTCAGTAGATGCCGAAGCTTTATTCTTACAAAGATTACACGGTGTTTCCGATCCCGAGAAAAAAAGAAAAATAATTGGTAACACGTTTATCGAAGTATTTGAAAGTGAAGCTAAAAAATTTGATGACGTTCAGTTCTTAGTGCAAGGTACATTGTACCCCGATGTTATAGAATCAGTACCTGTGAAGGGAGTTTCTGTTACTATCAAAACACATCATAACGTTGGTGGTCTTCCCGAAAAAATGAATTTAAAATTAATCGAACCTTTTAGAGAACTTTTTAAAGACGAAGTTAGAGCCATTGGAAAAGAGCTTGGTTTACCAAATGAATTTATTGAACGTCATCCATTCCCCGGACCGGGCTTAGCTGTGCGTGTTCTTGGTGATGTAACACGCGAAAGACTTGATATTTTAAGAGAAGCCGATCAAATATTTATTGACAGCATAAAAGAAACAGGAATCTACAACGAAATATGGCAAGCGTTTGTGGTTTTACTCCCAGTTCAATCTGTAGGTGTAATGGGAGATTCCAGAACCTACGAAAATGTTGCCGCATTGCGTGCTGTAACTTCAATTGATGGAATGACTGCAGATTGGTACAGATTTAATCCCGATGTACTTGAAATAATTTCAAACAGGATTATTAGAAATGTTAAAGGTATCAATAGAGTAGTTTACGATATAAGTTCAAAACCACCAGCGACAATAGAATGGGAATAG
- a CDS encoding PhoH family protein — translation MIYVLNTTGKLITQDVTTILNLTVEGKEIISDKEYDDIILYTKRDVIKAKTPTQKIYAESVGKNDICFAIGPAGTGKTYLAVAFAVSALKKGIVQKIVLARPAVEAGESLGFLPGDLKEKIDPYLRPLLDALQEMLPAEQLRGYLEKGVIEIVPLAYMRGRTLNYAYVILDEAQNATAVQMKMFLTRLGPNSKAIITGDITQIDLPSSSASGLIQVQQILKNVDGVDFIYFEKKDVVRHKLVKDIINAYEKFGNGNKNHHG, via the coding sequence ATGATTTATGTCCTCAATACAACCGGTAAACTTATCACGCAAGATGTTACCACAATTCTGAATTTAACCGTTGAAGGAAAAGAAATAATTAGTGATAAAGAATACGACGATATAATTCTTTATACTAAACGCGATGTAATTAAGGCAAAAACTCCCACACAAAAGATCTATGCAGAAAGTGTTGGTAAAAATGATATTTGCTTTGCTATAGGACCGGCCGGAACCGGTAAAACTTATTTGGCTGTTGCCTTTGCTGTCTCCGCACTTAAAAAAGGAATAGTACAAAAAATTGTATTGGCAAGACCTGCGGTTGAAGCTGGTGAAAGTTTAGGTTTTCTTCCGGGCGACTTAAAAGAAAAAATTGATCCTTATCTCCGTCCGTTACTGGATGCTTTACAGGAAATGCTTCCGGCAGAACAATTAAGAGGTTATTTAGAAAAAGGTGTGATTGAAATAGTCCCTTTAGCATACATGCGAGGTAGAACACTAAACTACGCCTACGTAATTCTTGATGAAGCACAGAATGCTACCGCTGTACAAATGAAAATGTTTTTAACTCGTCTGGGTCCAAATTCAAAAGCAATAATAACGGGTGATATAACTCAAATTGATTTACCAAGTTCTAGTGCAAGCGGATTAATACAAGTTCAGCAAATTCTTAAAAATGTTGATGGTGTTGATTTTATTTACTTCGAAAAGAAAGATGTAGTTCGTCATAAACTAGTTAAAGATATTATCAACGCCTATGAAAAATTTGGTAACGGTAATAAAAATCACCATGGTTAA
- a CDS encoding LysM peptidoglycan-binding domain-containing protein, with amino-acid sequence MKIQKYLAGLVALLLLANVNLFAQEMTSEEWQNEINRLTERKASLTSELTALQNDVNSLRATLEGMQAWEDCRDELYALVGATKADVDAFRSEVEAVEGRINRQQLPKEDRQMELNTLKANKISALPEFYEKVHNELQRKLDAWDAKPSEIMYTVVKGDHLWGIAKKKEHYDNPFAWPKIYQANRDQIKNPDLIYPKQIFKIPNLTEEEKAKYDKIKRNYKPAPPVQSQSTN; translated from the coding sequence ATGAAAATTCAAAAATATTTAGCTGGCTTAGTTGCTCTTCTTCTGTTGGCTAATGTTAATTTGTTTGCTCAAGAGATGACCTCAGAAGAATGGCAAAATGAAATTAACCGTTTAACAGAAAGAAAAGCTTCTCTTACTTCAGAATTAACCGCTCTTCAAAATGATGTAAATTCATTAAGAGCCACACTCGAAGGTATGCAAGCATGGGAAGATTGTCGTGATGAATTATATGCATTAGTTGGCGCAACAAAAGCTGATGTTGATGCTTTCAGATCAGAAGTTGAAGCAGTTGAAGGAAGAATCAATCGTCAACAACTTCCTAAAGAAGATCGTCAAATGGAATTGAATACTCTTAAAGCAAATAAAATTTCTGCACTTCCTGAATTTTATGAAAAAGTTCATAATGAATTACAAAGAAAACTTGATGCATGGGATGCAAAACCATCCGAGATTATGTATACTGTAGTTAAAGGTGATCACTTATGGGGAATCGCTAAAAAGAAAGAACATTATGATAACCCATTTGCTTGGCCAAAAATTTATCAAGCAAATAGAGATCAAATTAAGAATCCTGATTTGATTTATCCAAAACAAATTTTCAAGATTCCTAACTTGACTGAAGAAGAAAAAGCAAAATATGATAAAATTAAAAGAAACTATAAACCAGCTCCACCGGTTCAATCACAATCAACAAACTAG
- the accC gene encoding acetyl-CoA carboxylase biotin carboxylase subunit produces the protein MFKKILIANRGEIALRVIRTCKELGIKTVAVYSEADRDSLHTVFADEAVCIGPPPSNQSYLKIPNIMSAAQVTGADAIHPGYGFLAENANFSEICIETGIKFIGPSPDMITRMGDKALAKETMRKVGVPVVPGSDGAVKSIAEAKKIAREIGYPVMLKASAGGGGKGMRIVLEEENLEKMFQTASNEAEAAFGNPELYVEKFIENPRHVEIQVMGDQFGNVYHYGERDCSVQRRHQKLIEESPSPIITPEVRQKMGDAAVLGCKSVNYEGAGTVEFLVDRHLNFYFIEMNTRIQVEHPVTEMVRNIDLIKQQILVAGGEQIADKPRDPTGHSIEFRINAEDPYNGFRPSPGRIEYLHFPGGFGIRVDSHVYNEYVIPPYYDSLLGKLIVWGTDRPHAISRALRAFEELTIEGIKTTAPFHVQVLKNEQFLNNDYDTSFIDKHLKQLMRLNDGTE, from the coding sequence ATGTTCAAAAAAATCTTAATTGCTAATCGCGGTGAAATAGCTCTTCGAGTAATTAGAACATGCAAAGAACTCGGAATCAAAACCGTTGCAGTTTATTCGGAAGCAGATCGAGATTCTCTTCATACAGTATTTGCCGATGAAGCTGTATGCATTGGCCCACCGCCAAGCAATCAAAGTTATTTAAAGATACCCAACATCATGTCAGCCGCTCAAGTAACCGGCGCCGATGCTATTCATCCCGGTTACGGATTCCTTGCCGAAAATGCTAACTTTTCTGAAATCTGTATCGAAACCGGAATTAAATTTATCGGGCCTTCTCCTGATATGATTACAAGAATGGGAGATAAAGCATTAGCTAAAGAAACAATGCGTAAGGTGGGTGTTCCTGTTGTTCCCGGAAGTGATGGTGCGGTAAAGTCGATTGCAGAAGCTAAAAAAATTGCCAGGGAAATTGGTTATCCTGTTATGCTTAAAGCTTCAGCCGGCGGCGGTGGTAAAGGTATGCGAATTGTTCTCGAAGAAGAGAATCTTGAAAAAATGTTCCAGACTGCCAGCAATGAAGCTGAAGCTGCTTTTGGAAATCCCGAACTTTATGTCGAAAAATTTATCGAAAATCCTCGTCATGTTGAAATTCAAGTTATGGGAGATCAATTCGGAAATGTATATCATTATGGGGAACGCGATTGTTCTGTTCAGAGGAGACATCAAAAATTAATTGAAGAATCACCTTCACCGATCATTACACCGGAAGTAAGACAAAAAATGGGTGATGCAGCTGTTCTAGGTTGTAAATCGGTTAATTATGAAGGAGCGGGAACAGTTGAATTCTTAGTCGATAGACACCTTAATTTTTACTTCATCGAGATGAACACAAGAATTCAAGTCGAACACCCTGTTACTGAAATGGTTCGAAATATTGATTTAATTAAACAACAAATCTTAGTTGCAGGTGGTGAACAAATAGCCGATAAACCGCGGGATCCAACCGGTCATAGTATTGAATTTAGAATTAATGCGGAAGATCCATATAATGGATTCAGACCTTCACCCGGCAGAATCGAATACTTACATTTTCCAGGCGGATTTGGAATTCGTGTTGACTCGCACGTTTATAATGAATATGTGATACCGCCTTACTATGATTCATTACTCGGTAAATTAATTGTATGGGGAACCGATAGACCGCATGCAATTTCAAGAGCGTTAAGAGCATTCGAAGAATTAACAATTGAAGGAATAAAAACTACAGCTCCATTCCATGTTCAAGTTCTAAAGAATGAACAATTTTTAAATAATGATTATGATACATCCTTTATAGATAAACACCTAAAACAATTGATGAGGTTAAATGATGGTACCGAATGA